The following proteins come from a genomic window of Sorghum bicolor cultivar BTx623 chromosome 3, Sorghum_bicolor_NCBIv3, whole genome shotgun sequence:
- the LOC8080511 gene encoding protein RALF-like 33, translating into MARLGAGALLALLLAVAAVAFLAVPGSAKVGDLSAMDLTVGRSSKCSGPMSQCDVDEAEELGLSGGGFPAGDTIRRTLAARQPTNRYISYAALRADQVPCNKRGRSYYSNCASQQAANPYRRGCSAITRCARNMN; encoded by the coding sequence ATGGCCCGCCTCGGCGCCGGCGCCCTGTTGGCGCTCCtgctggcggtggcggcggtcgCGTTCCTCGCGGTGCCAGGGTCGGCGAAGGTCGGGGACCTGAGCGCGATGGACTTGACGGTGGGGAGGAGCAGCAAGTGCTCCGGCCCCATGAGCCAGTGCGACGTGGACGAGGCGGAGGAGCTCGGGCTCAGCGGCGGCGGCTTCCCCGCCGGCGACACGATCCGGCGGACGCTGGCGGCGCGGCAGCCCACCAACCGGTACATCAGCTACGCCGCGCTGCGCGCCGACCAGGTGCCGTGCAACAAGCGTGGGCGGTCCTACTACAGCAACTGCGCGTCGCAGCAGGCCGCCAACCCTTACCGCCGCGGCTGCTCCGCCATCACGCGCTGCGCCCGCAACATGAACTga